A window of the Arachis duranensis cultivar V14167 chromosome 5, aradu.V14167.gnm2.J7QH, whole genome shotgun sequence genome harbors these coding sequences:
- the LOC107488864 gene encoding uncharacterized protein LOC107488864 isoform X2 produces the protein MCKLHLVLLFTLLPLFCGVSAAPFTTSPAKIVNGFLSNAVPAFTKWVWSLKATTKTGVSGKKSMMKFESGYTVETVFDGSKLGIEPYAVEVLPNGELLILDSANSNVYRISSSLSLYSRPKLVAGSAEGYSGHVDGKLREARMNHPKGITFDDRGNIYIADTMNMAIRKISDSGVTTIAGGGKWSRGGGHVDGPSEEAKFSNDFDVVYVGSSCSLLVIDRGNQAIREIQLPFDDCAYQYGSEFPLGIAMLVGAGFFGYMLALLQRRLSTIVASQDDQAMSGISPTPYQKPLKYVRPPLIPSEDEPEKQEEGFFGSTGKLLSNAGASVVELLGGLFPGLRKKPQMYEFQSQQHLFQQPQKQVNAWPVQESFVIPKEDEPPSIDTRAPTPRKTYPFMLVDAEKMQQLRQSRVFYNGWDGDLQQQPKNHHHRHQSHSSIPRTYYEQSHEETNEILFGAVQEHSVKQESVVIKPVNYGDSVYDHHNIRPRISPMGYIHKY, from the exons ATGTGTAAGCTCCATTTGGTGCTGTTGTTCACTTTGTTGCCTCTTTTTTGTGGTGTCTCAGCTGCACCATTCACTACTTCACCTGCAA AGATTGTAAATGGGTTTCTCTCAAATGCCGTGCCAGCTTTCACCAAATGGGTCTGGTCTCTCAAAGCAACAACCAAAACAG GGGTTTCTGGGAAGAAGTCTATGATGAAGTTTGAGAGTGGCTACACTGTGGAAACTGTGTTTGATGGAAGCAAGCTTGGGATTGAACCTTATGCGGTTGAGGTGTTGCCTAATGGGGAACTTCTGATCCTTGATTCGGCTAATAGTAACGTTTATAGGATTTCATCCTCGCTTTCTTTGT ATAGTAGACCGAAGCTGGTGGCAGGATCTGCTGAGGGATATTCTGGACATGTTGACGGGAAGCTTAGGGAGGCAAGGATGAACCACCCGAAGGGGATAACATTTGATGACCGTGGAAATATCTACATTGCAGATACTATGAATATGGCAATTAGGAAAATTAGTGACTCAG GCGTTACAACGATTGCCGGTGGAGGAAAATGGAGTCGTGGAGGGGGCCATGTTGATGGACCAAGTGAGGAAGCTAAATTTTCTAATGACTTTGATGTGGTTTATGTTGGAAGTAGTTGCTCCCTACTTGTCATAGACAGAGGAAACCAAGCCATCAGGGAGATCCAACTGCCCTTTGATGACTGTGCTTATCAATATGGAAGTGAATTTCCTCTCG GAATTGCAATGCTTGTTGGGGCTGGCTTCTTTGGTTATATGCTGGCGCTGTTGCAGCGCAGACTTAGCACAATTGTAGCATCTCAGGAT GATCAAGCAATGTCGGGTATCTCACCAACTCCATATCAGAAGCCATTGAAATATGTGAGGCCTCCATTAATTCCATCAGAAGATGAGCCTGAAAAGCAAGAAGAAGGTTTCTTTGGATCCACTGGGAAGCTTCTTTCCAACGCCGGAGCATCTGTGGTGGAACTATTGGGAGGGTTATTCCCCGGTTTGAGGAAAAAGCCACAGATGTATGAATTTCAAAGCCAACAACATCTGTTCCAGCAACCTCAAAAGCAAGTAAATGCTTGGCCAGTTCAAGAAAGCTTTGTGATTCCCAAAGAAGACGAGCCCCCTTCTATCGATACACGAGCTCCGACCCCTCGAAAAACATATCCTTTCATGTTGGTGGATGCAGAGAAAATGCAACAACTACGGCAAAGTAGAGTGTTCTACAACGGATGGGATGGTGATCTTCAACAGCAACCAAAAAACCATCATCATCGCCACCAGTCTCATTCATCGATCCCTCGCACCTATTACGAGCAAAGCCACGAGGAAACCAACGAGATACTATTCGGCGCGGTGCAGGAGCATAGTGTGAAGCAGGAATCTGTGGTCATAAAGCCTGTGAACTATGGTGACTCGGTCTATGATCATCACAACATTAGGCCTAGAATAAGTCCCATGGGATATATCCACAAGTATTGA
- the LOC107488864 gene encoding uncharacterized protein LOC107488864 isoform X1, translating into MCKLHLVLLFTLLPLFCGVSAAPFTTSPAKIVNGFLSNAVPAFTKWVWSLKATTKTGVSGKKSMMKFESGYTVETVFDGSKLGIEPYAVEVLPNGELLILDSANSNVYRISSSLSLYSRPKLVAGSAEGYSGHVDGKLREARMNHPKGITFDDRGNIYIADTMNMAIRKISDSGVTTIAGGGKWSRGGGHVDGPSEEAKFSNDFDVVYVGSSCSLLVIDRGNQAIREIQLPFDDCAYQYGSEFPLGIAMLVGAGFFGYMLALLQRRLSTIVASQDDQDQAMSGISPTPYQKPLKYVRPPLIPSEDEPEKQEEGFFGSTGKLLSNAGASVVELLGGLFPGLRKKPQMYEFQSQQHLFQQPQKQVNAWPVQESFVIPKEDEPPSIDTRAPTPRKTYPFMLVDAEKMQQLRQSRVFYNGWDGDLQQQPKNHHHRHQSHSSIPRTYYEQSHEETNEILFGAVQEHSVKQESVVIKPVNYGDSVYDHHNIRPRISPMGYIHKY; encoded by the exons ATGTGTAAGCTCCATTTGGTGCTGTTGTTCACTTTGTTGCCTCTTTTTTGTGGTGTCTCAGCTGCACCATTCACTACTTCACCTGCAA AGATTGTAAATGGGTTTCTCTCAAATGCCGTGCCAGCTTTCACCAAATGGGTCTGGTCTCTCAAAGCAACAACCAAAACAG GGGTTTCTGGGAAGAAGTCTATGATGAAGTTTGAGAGTGGCTACACTGTGGAAACTGTGTTTGATGGAAGCAAGCTTGGGATTGAACCTTATGCGGTTGAGGTGTTGCCTAATGGGGAACTTCTGATCCTTGATTCGGCTAATAGTAACGTTTATAGGATTTCATCCTCGCTTTCTTTGT ATAGTAGACCGAAGCTGGTGGCAGGATCTGCTGAGGGATATTCTGGACATGTTGACGGGAAGCTTAGGGAGGCAAGGATGAACCACCCGAAGGGGATAACATTTGATGACCGTGGAAATATCTACATTGCAGATACTATGAATATGGCAATTAGGAAAATTAGTGACTCAG GCGTTACAACGATTGCCGGTGGAGGAAAATGGAGTCGTGGAGGGGGCCATGTTGATGGACCAAGTGAGGAAGCTAAATTTTCTAATGACTTTGATGTGGTTTATGTTGGAAGTAGTTGCTCCCTACTTGTCATAGACAGAGGAAACCAAGCCATCAGGGAGATCCAACTGCCCTTTGATGACTGTGCTTATCAATATGGAAGTGAATTTCCTCTCG GAATTGCAATGCTTGTTGGGGCTGGCTTCTTTGGTTATATGCTGGCGCTGTTGCAGCGCAGACTTAGCACAATTGTAGCATCTCAGGAT GATCAGGATCAAGCAATGTCGGGTATCTCACCAACTCCATATCAGAAGCCATTGAAATATGTGAGGCCTCCATTAATTCCATCAGAAGATGAGCCTGAAAAGCAAGAAGAAGGTTTCTTTGGATCCACTGGGAAGCTTCTTTCCAACGCCGGAGCATCTGTGGTGGAACTATTGGGAGGGTTATTCCCCGGTTTGAGGAAAAAGCCACAGATGTATGAATTTCAAAGCCAACAACATCTGTTCCAGCAACCTCAAAAGCAAGTAAATGCTTGGCCAGTTCAAGAAAGCTTTGTGATTCCCAAAGAAGACGAGCCCCCTTCTATCGATACACGAGCTCCGACCCCTCGAAAAACATATCCTTTCATGTTGGTGGATGCAGAGAAAATGCAACAACTACGGCAAAGTAGAGTGTTCTACAACGGATGGGATGGTGATCTTCAACAGCAACCAAAAAACCATCATCATCGCCACCAGTCTCATTCATCGATCCCTCGCACCTATTACGAGCAAAGCCACGAGGAAACCAACGAGATACTATTCGGCGCGGTGCAGGAGCATAGTGTGAAGCAGGAATCTGTGGTCATAAAGCCTGTGAACTATGGTGACTCGGTCTATGATCATCACAACATTAGGCCTAGAATAAGTCCCATGGGATATATCCACAAGTATTGA